CACCGGCGGGGCGTGGCAGACGCTCGTGGCACAGGTTCAACTGCAGTGCGACGCAGTCGACGGTGTCGTAGACGGCATTGTCAGCGCGCCCGAGCTGTGCCGCATCGACTTCACCCGCTTCACCTGCCTTCCCGGCGCGCCTCAAACCCCGGGTTGTATAACGCCCGAGCAGGTTGCTGTGGTCAAGGGAATGTATGCCGACTACTACCTCGGGGCAAACTATACCGGCAGCGGCGACCCGCTCGTCATGAACGGCATGGAGCCTAGCTCCGAGACCGACCTCAGCGGTTGGGTCACATACCTCAACAACCCGGGCGACTTTGTGTCGGCATACCCCCGGTATTGGGTTTATAACGACACCAATTGGAAGCTGCCCCAGTACAGCGACCAGGTCGTGGTCGACTCTCGACGCGTCAACCCGGGCCAGGCCAGCGCCGACGACTATGATCTCTCGCCCTTCAAGCAGCGCGGCGGCAAGGTGATTCTATATCACGGCGTGGCCGACGGCCTGGTCCCGACGCGATCGACGACAAACTACTACAACAAGATGCGCACGGCCATGGGCGGCCAACAGGCGACCGATGCCTTCCTGCGCCACTTTTTGGTCCCGGGGATGGGCCACTGCTGGTTCAGCCCGGCGTGGGTAAACGCGCCGTGGATGTTTGCGGGGGTAGGACAGGCAGAGACCCTGCAGCTGCTGCCCGCAGGCTCGACTCCGCTCCCCCCGCCCGAGGAGTTTCTCCGCGGCTGGGGGACGCCGCTGTTCCGTGGCGACGTCAACTACGACGCCCTGCTCAAGCTGGTGACGTGGGTCGAGAACGGCACCGCGCCGGACGATATTCGCGCCGTCGCTTACGGTGCGGATTGGAAGGTCCagaggacgaggaagctGTGTCCTTATCCGAAGAAGGCGGTGCTCGTCAATGCGTTGCTGGTGAATGACCAGGCCGGATGGGTGTGTGCGTGAtacctttttgttttgttttttttgttctgggTTGGGACATTTGTGGTTTTCCAAGGTCTTGCTGTCATTGTCACATAAGCGGATTGGCATTTCATTACCATTACATATGGGCTGGAGTTTAGCGACTTTTTCATTTTAGCtcgggttttcttttttatatcAACACGGACTCTTGGGTGAGTCTTGGGTATTGTTATGTTGTATGAAACGGGGTTCGTTCTTTTGGTATTTGTCCAAGAACGGCATGGGATTTGCTCCAAGTTGTAGAAATATCATGACATCATTGGGAGGGCTACACCACAGGATCATGAAGGGTTTCATAGGGTTGAAAGATAGCTTACGAGAATACCAATATCATAAGCCAAAGCCGAGTGCAATTCGAGAAAAGAAGTTATTGTCATCATGATTCAAATTACAGCAGTCATTACTAAATAAATCACATCAAGACGCCGCTCCAACTCCAGAGACCATGACCCTCCTAATAAAACACCAGCTGCCGTTTGTTCCTTTCAACTCATCAGCTCCACCCCCCTCCTCACGACACCAACCACCGCACCCGTCTGCACGGCCTCCCCCGCGCCGCCGGCGACACGGTGCTCGATCTCTGCCAGTCCATCCAGCCACGTGATCATGACCTCGGGCTTGACCTCGAGCTTGACCAGCTCCTCCGAGAGCGCCGTTATTATATCCGCGAGCGCCAGGCCCCGCGTGGTCTTGAGCGCGTTGATGGTGCCCAGGCACGACACCACATCGCTGGTGGCCAGCAGCGTGTCGAGAATCTCCTTGATGGCctctggcggcggcgccgcgaTGCAGTTGTATATCGTCTCCACCGTGATGGTGTCCCTCACGACCGGCTTGTCGTCCGCCGCCGCGCCCTTCTCCCGCAGCGGCGTGCTGCTCGCGTGGCAGGCCTGCAGGACGTTTAGCGCGCGACGCATGTCGCCCCGCGCGAGCCGCACCAGGGCGTCGACGGCGTCGGGGCGGATGTTGACCGTCTCCTCCTCGACGACGCGGTCGACCAGCACGCGGATGTCGGCCTCCTTGAGCGGGCTGAAGCGGAAGCGCGTGCAGCGCGACAGCAGGGCCGGCGACAGCTTGTGGGCGTAGTTGGCAATGATGCAGAAGCGCGTGTTGGCCGTGTACTTTTCCATGATGCGGCGCAGCGCCATCTGCGCCGTGTTGGTCATGgcgtcggcctcgtcgaggATGATGAGCTTGTAGGATGGGGTCGGGCGGGTCGCCGAGGGGTTGTTGCTGGTTGATGCTGATGatgatgccgccgccggctttGTGGACCCCAGGGTGAAGATCTGCTTGGTGCTCGCAAACGTCTTGATCTGCTCCCTCACCACGTCGATGCCGCGGTCGTCGGACGCGTTCAGCTCCAGCACCATCTGCCGGACATTGTCGGCGCCGTAGATCCGCCTCGCCAGCGCCAATATCGTCGACGTCTTGCCCGTTCCCGGGGGCCCGTACAGCAGCAGGTGGGGTAGGCGGTTCGCATCGACGAACTTGTTGACCGTGGCCAAGATGTCCTGGTGGCCGGACACGTCGGCGAGTGATACGGGTCGGTACTTTTCCACCCATGGAAGAGAGTCTTCGGCCTCAACCGGCAGGTTTGCCGCGCTGCGCTTGCCCTTTTCGGTCGCACCCGAGGAGAAGGTTATGGCGGCCGCTGGGGGCGCTGCGTCGATTTCCATTTCGTCTTCAAAGTCGGACATTTTTGTATGGTTTTATCGAGGAGTTGTTTGGTTGTTTCTGTGTGGTTTCGGGCTACAGCAAAGTACTATTGGTATTCTGATCGTAAAGTTGACTGTTCTCGGCTGTCGAACAATTTGATAGAGCTTTTTTCCTGTAGCTGTACCccgaatgaaaaaaaaggaccgcGTCACGACGCGTAAAGTGCTTCGGTGGTAGTCCGGCCCACCGCCCATGGTTCTTGGTCTGCCGATTCGGTGGTGGTCACCCGCTTTCTCCCCCCACCACAAGTGTGGGTCAGACCGGGTAAGCAATGTCTCATTCCCCGCTAAGGCTAGCGCCTGCACGCCACTAATAGCCTGAAGGATGCCTTGCGTTAGGTTTCCCGACCTTTTCCTCGTTAGGTATTCACGCAGGGCGGGCAGGTTTGGATTTGGATCCCCAGCGGGGGTTCCAAAGAATGAGGACCCAATGAGGGGTTCATTCACGCGCAACTTTCCCGCCTGCTACACTGAGGTGCGTTTTGCTGCAACGACAGACTTTTGTGATTGCGATCCTTTTGGTTTTGGCATCACCCATATCTCATCCTGCCAAGTCTTGCTTATCCTTGGTCTAGAACTTGGTATAACACggcaagacaaaaa
The Pyricularia oryzae 70-15 chromosome 1, whole genome shotgun sequence DNA segment above includes these coding regions:
- a CDS encoding feruloyl esterase B, producing the protein MIGHTILLGLAAVGALADGSQAAAVPEQQLLGKSLHGKTLHSRRCAAQSPPAQDGQDGHYKPYPGRKPPPPPPTPAAVCTSSYLSSVLQSYKEKGVSISLETAVPVPEGGSFGEGPKDLAAGVNATRLPEVCAIIVSVKNTTANPPSNYRFGMFLPPLDTWNGRFLAVGNGAFLGGINWPYMGSGPHYGFATMSTDTGHSSGAGDLSWGFNRPDRLLDWGYRAMRGSSMVAKQVVAGYYQERPERSYFAGCSTGGRQALKAIQGDPESWDGALIGAPAWDTKDLMPWGAKQGKSNIRPDGSLIFDASNLATGGAWQTLVAQVQLQCDAVDGVVDGIVSAPELCRIDFTRFTCLPGAPQTPGCITPEQVAVVKGMYADYYLGANYTGSGDPLVMNGMEPSSETDLSGWVTYLNNPGDFVSAYPRYWVYNDTNWKLPQYSDQVVVDSRRVNPGQASADDYDLSPFKQRGGKVILYHGVADGLVPTRSTTNYYNKMRTAMGGQQATDAFLRHFLVPGMGHCWFSPAWVNAPWMFAGVGQAETLQLLPAGSTPLPPPEEFLRGWGTPLFRGDVNYDALLKLVTWVENGTAPDDIRAVAYGADWKVQRTRKLCPYPKKAVLVNALLVNDQAGWVCA
- a CDS encoding replication factor C subunit 3, coding for MSDFEDEMEIDAAPPAAAITFSSGATEKGKRSAANLPVEAEDSLPWVEKYRPVSLADVSGHQDILATVNKFVDANRLPHLLLYGPPGTGKTSTILALARRIYGADNVRQMVLELNASDDRGIDVVREQIKTFASTKQIFTLGSTKPAAASSSASTSNNPSATRPTPSYKLIILDEADAMTNTAQMALRRIMEKYTANTRFCIIANYAHKLSPALLSRCTRFRFSPLKEADIRVLVDRVVEEETVNIRPDAVDALVRLARGDMRRALNVLQACHASSTPLREKGAAADDKPVVRDTITVETIYNCIAAPPPEAIKEILDTLLATSDVVSCLGTINALKTTRGLALADIITALSEELVKLEVKPEVMITWLDGLAEIEHRVAGGAGEAVQTGAVVGVVRRGVELMS